One genomic region from Candidatus Bathyarchaeia archaeon encodes:
- a CDS encoding DUF373 family protein — MTEQEQKQKRILILCVDRDGDLTTKAEIKTPLIGRDKNLNAAVSLALKDPEEPDANAMFEAIRVYDRLISENNPNEIFEVATVSGSELGSVSADRKIVAELSEVLKSFPANEVILVTDGYSDEAVLPLIESRVPVSSVRRIVVKHSESIEETAALFSRYFKMLMENPKYSRIALGLPGLLFLILGVLAIFGLVHYYLMAFIIVLGTYMFIKGFGVDKMVKRTYIWVKEYSPPPLPVQISVFSALAGILCIGIGFYLGYDEASPFVDASNWLNVFSPQVAGHFIMGSKDLVIVGVCVALTGRAIRWYFERDPRLLRNAALIILIGWTRQILESASNILINPKIGYEALIFSIVVGILLGIASLLVIIVIHRSAREFFKETGEKVEEFKEEG, encoded by the coding sequence ATGACTGAGCAGGAGCAGAAACAGAAGAGAATTCTCATTCTCTGCGTTGACAGGGACGGAGACCTAACTACAAAAGCCGAAATTAAGACGCCGCTAATTGGGAGGGACAAAAACCTTAACGCGGCAGTTTCCCTAGCCCTAAAAGACCCTGAAGAACCTGACGCAAACGCCATGTTTGAGGCTATACGAGTTTACGACCGCCTCATCAGCGAGAACAATCCAAACGAAATCTTTGAAGTGGCAACAGTGTCAGGTTCAGAGCTGGGAAGCGTTAGCGCAGACAGAAAAATAGTTGCCGAATTAAGCGAAGTTTTAAAGTCTTTCCCAGCAAACGAAGTTATTCTCGTTACGGACGGCTATTCTGATGAGGCTGTTTTACCCCTAATAGAGTCGAGGGTGCCGGTTTCATCCGTGAGGAGAATAGTTGTAAAGCACAGCGAATCCATTGAGGAAACAGCCGCCCTATTTTCTAGATACTTCAAAATGCTTATGGAGAATCCTAAATACTCCCGCATAGCCTTAGGATTGCCGGGACTCCTTTTCCTAATCCTAGGCGTTCTTGCAATATTTGGCTTAGTCCATTACTATTTAATGGCTTTCATCATCGTTTTGGGAACTTACATGTTCATCAAGGGCTTTGGGGTTGACAAAATGGTAAAGAGGACCTATATTTGGGTGAAGGAATATTCGCCGCCACCTCTTCCAGTGCAGATCTCTGTATTTTCTGCGCTTGCAGGCATATTATGTATAGGAATAGGCTTTTACTTGGGATATGATGAAGCCTCCCCATTTGTGGATGCATCCAACTGGCTGAACGTCTTTTCACCACAAGTCGCAGGACACTTTATTATGGGCTCAAAAGACCTTGTAATAGTTGGGGTTTGTGTAGCATTAACTGGGAGGGCCATACGATGGTATTTTGAGAGGGATCCAAGGCTTTTGCGCAATGCAGCCCTCATCATCTTGATTGGGTGGACTAGGCAAATCCTCGAATCAGCCTCCAACATTTTAATAAATCCAAAAATCGGCTACGAAGCTTTAATATTCTCAATTGTTGTAGGCATTTTACTGGGCATTGCCTCACTGCTGGTTATTATTGTAATTCACAGGTCTGCAAGAGAATTTTTCAAGGAGACAGGGGAGAAAGTTGAAGAGTTTAAGGAAGAAGGCTAA
- a CDS encoding tRNA(His) guanylyltransferase Thg1 family protein, which translates to MIEGFKGWPKSEIFSKTTLPLETPFFVRLDGWRFRELADAVGAEKPFDKQFALCLVNSGKALFEKGFSPTLVYVVSDELNILFDGKAPFNGRIEKIDSIIPSLVSAAFSIQLQEFFNKKVVAAFDSRIIVVPNDEKMVGYLTWRQTNAWRNHNNAYAYWLFRKMGYKPSEIAKKLKGMKTEELHELLFKHGINLAKTPQWQRKGILIHKKPYQKRVANQSVTRWKITENWNTPLFSSEEGTKLIRQILEWMRQKRRT; encoded by the coding sequence ATGATTGAAGGTTTTAAAGGCTGGCCTAAAAGCGAAATTTTCTCAAAAACCACTCTTCCATTGGAAACACCCTTTTTTGTAAGGCTTGACGGCTGGAGGTTCCGTGAACTCGCCGACGCTGTGGGTGCAGAGAAACCCTTTGACAAACAATTCGCACTATGCCTCGTTAATTCTGGAAAAGCCCTATTCGAAAAGGGTTTCAGCCCAACATTAGTTTATGTTGTAAGCGACGAATTAAACATACTTTTTGATGGCAAAGCACCATTCAACGGCAGAATAGAAAAAATAGACTCAATTATACCAAGTCTTGTTTCAGCAGCATTTTCCATTCAGCTTCAAGAGTTCTTTAACAAAAAGGTTGTTGCAGCCTTTGACTCCCGCATAATTGTCGTCCCTAACGATGAAAAAATGGTGGGTTATCTGACTTGGAGGCAAACAAACGCCTGGAGAAACCACAATAACGCTTATGCCTACTGGCTTTTCAGAAAAATGGGCTACAAGCCTTCAGAGATAGCTAAAAAACTAAAAGGCATGAAAACTGAGGAACTTCACGAACTCCTTTTTAAGCATGGCATAAACTTGGCTAAAACTCCTCAATGGCAGAGAAAAGGCATACTCATACATAAAAAGCCCTATCAAAAAAGAGTCGCAAACCAGAGTGTCACCCGCTGGAAGATAACGGAAAATTGGAATACACCCTTGTTCTCCTCGGAGGAGGGAACAAAATTAATCCGACAGATCCTCGAATGGATGAGGCAGAAAAGGAGAACCTAA
- a CDS encoding acetate--CoA ligase family protein translates to MSKVESIFAEVRKAGRNYLLEMEAKSVCMEYGIPVTRFRLAKSEAEAVKFAEEMGYPVVLKIVSPDILHKSDVGGVMLNLKTAKEVRKAYKQIIGNVKKHKKDAKILGLLVQEMVPPSTEVIVGAIKDPQFGHALMFGLGGVFVEVLKDVTFRIVPITEEEAHEMISEVKAYPLLKGYRGMPPADINAIVQILLKTSRLVSEHPEIKELDLNPIMVYEKGAKTVDARIILE, encoded by the coding sequence ATGAGCAAAGTAGAAAGTATATTCGCTGAAGTTCGTAAAGCTGGAAGGAATTATCTGTTGGAGATGGAAGCCAAAAGTGTCTGCATGGAGTATGGAATCCCGGTTACTCGGTTTAGACTAGCTAAAAGCGAGGCCGAAGCTGTCAAGTTTGCGGAGGAGATGGGCTACCCAGTTGTTTTGAAGATTGTTTCGCCAGACATCCTCCACAAGTCCGATGTTGGCGGAGTCATGCTTAACCTTAAAACCGCAAAAGAAGTGCGAAAGGCCTACAAACAAATAATAGGAAACGTGAAGAAGCACAAGAAAGACGCAAAAATTTTGGGCTTGCTCGTGCAAGAGATGGTTCCGCCATCAACTGAAGTCATTGTTGGAGCCATCAAAGACCCCCAGTTTGGCCACGCCTTGATGTTTGGGCTTGGAGGAGTCTTCGTTGAAGTTTTGAAGGATGTCACCTTTAGAATTGTGCCAATAACAGAGGAGGAAGCCCACGAAATGATCAGCGAAGTTAAGGCTTACCCGCTTCTTAAAGGGTATAGGGGGATGCCGCCAGCAGACATAAACGCTATAGTGCAAATTCTCCTAAAAACTTCTAGGCTTGTTTCCGAACATCCGGAAATCAAGGAGCTTGACCTAAACCCAATAATGGTTTACGAGAAAGGCGCCAAAACGGTGGATGCAAGAATAATCCTAGAATAG
- the mtnP gene encoding S-methyl-5'-thioadenosine phosphorylase → MKSLRKKAKIAVIGGTGFEKLFANFEKVFVGTPYGIPPPLFVGEISGKDLVFLPRHGLEHSVPPHKVNYRANIYALHKVGVERIIAVNAVGAINKSLKPGDIVVPHDFADFTKTRPTTFYDEAPVTHIDVSYPYCPEIRKILIETAEKLGLTVQPRAVLVCTEGPRFETPAEIEMFRRLGFDIVGMTGLPEAVLARELEICYACACFVSNMAAGMQERLTPKEVYDISREVQPKIEQLLIETVEALPVERKNCPCVDALKNARLE, encoded by the coding sequence TTGAAGAGTTTAAGGAAGAAGGCTAAAATTGCGGTTATTGGCGGAACGGGCTTCGAGAAACTTTTCGCAAACTTTGAAAAGGTTTTCGTTGGAACTCCATATGGAATCCCCCCACCGTTATTTGTTGGAGAAATCAGCGGCAAAGACTTGGTTTTCCTTCCAAGACATGGTCTTGAGCATTCGGTTCCCCCGCACAAGGTGAATTATAGAGCGAACATTTATGCACTGCATAAAGTCGGTGTGGAAAGAATAATAGCCGTAAACGCTGTTGGGGCAATAAACAAGAGCTTAAAACCAGGCGACATTGTTGTTCCCCACGATTTTGCAGATTTTACGAAAACTCGCCCCACGACTTTTTATGATGAAGCCCCAGTTACGCATATTGATGTCTCTTATCCCTACTGCCCAGAAATTCGCAAGATCCTAATTGAAACTGCTGAAAAGCTTGGGTTAACTGTTCAGCCTAGAGCCGTGCTCGTCTGCACTGAGGGCCCACGCTTTGAAACTCCTGCTGAGATTGAGATGTTTAGACGTCTGGGCTTCGATATTGTCGGCATGACTGGTTTGCCAGAGGCTGTGCTTGCCCGGGAGCTTGAGATTTGTTATGCATGTGCTTGTTTTGTTTCTAATATGGCTGCTGGCATGCAAGAGCGTTTGACACCTAAGGAGGTCTATGACATTTCACGGGAAGTTCAGCCTAAAATAGAGCAACTTTTAATTGAGACTGTTGAGGCTCTACCAGTTGAGCGAAAAAATTGCCCCTGCGTGGACGCACTTAAAAATGCGAGGCTCGAATAA